In a single window of the Salmo trutta chromosome 21, fSalTru1.1, whole genome shotgun sequence genome:
- the LOC115157312 gene encoding TOX high mobility group box family member 4-A isoform X1 encodes MDLHFYSDLSDGTDQNADQEFLEAQGYNGYDPVNKFPGGSDTYLTISGAGHPFLSSEQTFHTPSLGDEVFEIPPISLDQDSALSVGDEVSHFGELSGGAGGPSGAGSLARNAVVGGNDPSFASTYVNPNSQGLEHLSLRVMSQPGGGALLSSTLGVELGHSIGSHFSSSSPMTIDVPLGDMNHGLLGHNQLTTIDQSELSAQLGLGLHGGNILSRSKSPDQLSATPSPAGSLQDDDMDDFRKSVLVDSPMSLSVSPAILSHLSTMPGSAPMLSSSISPALVRRGGGKPAMVAATAGPGGGKKGKKKKDPNEPQKPVSAYALFFRDTQAAIKGQNPNATFGEVSKIVASMWDSLGEEQKQVYKRKTEAAKKEYLKALSAYRANQLSQPSIEMMDTASSPPPVPEPVNVALLAPARPSRLPQHNPDQNTITNICTSNIILDVPQVTTRSRTGAHKPLTLGPATPTLIPNITTTLTPAITKIIISKQMLQAGAQLHQIPTSMVTVLPGGVRTLLPSAPRQPPPLQQMQHAPPPPRLQQMVHSAAPPPLQAKPRGSAGPGLPVSITATPPPPLQITIVPASLQADASLPIIVTTTATANSICVTNSIVPTSAYSTPTVALQLAKSTDLTASADEDAVTEEFTSGEMEMEFNMSPGATDVASGPLTMCVRAGCTNPAIESTDWDKEYCSNECVATHCRDIFMAWCSIRNHNTMVVK; translated from the exons ATGGATCTTCATTTTTACTCTGACCTCTCTGATGGCACCGATCAGAATGCCGACCAGGAGTTCTTGGAAGCACAGGGTTATAATGGATACGACCCAGTTAACAAG TTTCCGGGAGGCAGTGATACTTACCTCACCATCTCTGGGGCAGGtcatccttttctctcctctgag CAGACATTCCATACCCCCAGTCTTGGAGATGAGGTGTTTGAGATTCCTCCCATCTCCCTGGACCAGGACTCGGCCCTCAGTGTGGGGGACGAGGTGTCCCATTTTGGGGAACTATCGGGGGGAGCAGGGGGTCCTTCCGGGGCTGGAAGCCTGGCGAGGAATGCTGTGGTGGGGGGCAATGACCCCTCCTTTGCCTCCACCTATGTGAACCCAAACTCTCAGGGCCTGGAGCACCTGAGTCTTAGGGTGATGAGCCAGCCTGGAGGGGGGGCCCTGCTCAGCTCAACACTGGGGGTG GAACTTGGCCACTCCATTGGCTCCCATTTCAGCAGCTCCTCTCCAATGACCATTGATGTCCCACTTGGTGACATGAATCATGGCCTATTGGGACACAATCAGCTAACCACTATTGACCAATCAGAGTTGAGTGCCCAGCTTGGGCTTGGTCTTCATGGCGGGAACATTCTGTCCCGTTCCAAGTCACCTGACCAGCTGTCTGCCACGCCTTCTCCAGCAGGCTCCCTCCAGGATGATGACATGGATGACTTCAGG AAGAGTGTGCTGGTTGACTCTCCAATGTCCCTGTCGGTCTCCCCTGCAattctctcccacctctccaccATGCCGGGCTCTGCCCCCatgctctcctcctccatctcccctgcATTAGTGAGGCGCGGCGGGGGAAAGCCGGCCATGGTGGCCGCTACGGCAGGGCCtggaggagggaagaagggaaaGAAGAAGAAAGACCCCAACGAGCCCCAGAAACCCGTCTCTGCGTACGCCCTGTTCTTCAGGGACACCCAGGCTGCCATCAAGGGCCAGAACCCCAATGCCACATTTGGAGAGGTGTCCAAGATCGTAGCCTCCATGTGGGACAGCCTTGGGGAAGAGCAGAAACAg GTGTATAAGAGGAAGACGGAAGCAGCGAAAAAGGAGTACTTGAAGGCATTATCAGCTTACAGAGCCAATCAGCTCTCACAG CCCTCCATTGAGATGATGGACACGGCCTCTTCACCACCTCCAGTGCCTGAGCCAGTGAATGTGGCCCTCCTGGCTCCCGCCCGCCCCTCCCGCCTCCCCCAGCACAACCCTGACCAGAATACCATCACCAACATCTGCACCTCCAACATCATTCTGGACGTCCCCCAGGTCACCACACGCTCCCGCACAGGGGCTCACAAGCCCCTCACCCTGGGTCCCGCCACCCCGACCCTGATCCCAAACATCACAACCACCCTGACCCCCGCCATCACCAAGATCATCATCTCCAAACAGATGCTCCAGGCCGGGGCTCAGCTCCACCAGATCCCCACCTCCATGGTGACTGTGCTCCCTGGCGGTGTGCGCACCCTGCTGCCTTCAGCCCCACGCCAGCCCCCACCTCTGCAGCAGATGCAGCATGCCCCTCCTCCCCCGCGGCTCCAGCAGATGGTACACTCCGCAGCCCCGCCTCCCCTCCAGGCCAAGCCCAGAGGAAGTGCTGGACCTGGGCTTCCTGTGTCCATCACCGCGACACCTCCCCCTCCACTACAGATCACGATAGTCCCTGCTTCTTTGCAAGCAGACGCATCCTTGCCCATTATTGTTACGACAACAGCAACCGCCAACTCAATTTGTGTCACCAATTCCATTGTACCTACATCTGCTTACTCCACCCCTACAGTGGCTCTGCAATTGGCAAAATCCACTGACTTGACGGCCAGTGCAGATGAGGATGCGGTTACGGAAGAGTTCACGTCAGGAGAG ATGGAAATGGAGTTCAATATGTCTCCAGGTGCCACTGATGTGGCTTCTGGCCCTCTGACTATGTGTGTGCGCGCAGGATGCACCAATCCTGCAATAGAGAGCACAGACTGGGACAAAGAGTACTGCAGCAATGAATGCGTCGCCACTCACTGCAG GGATATCTTCATGGCCTGGTGCTCGATCAGGAATCACAACACCATGGTTGTCAAGTAA
- the LOC115157312 gene encoding TOX high mobility group box family member 4-A isoform X6: protein MEFPGGSDTYLTISGAGHPFLSSEQTFHTPSLGDEVFEIPPISLDQDSALSVGDEVSHFGELSGGAGGPSGAGSLARNAVVGGNDPSFASTYVNPNSQGLEHLSLRVMSQPGGGALLSSTLGVELGHSIGSHFSSSSPMTIDVPLGDMNHGLLGHNQLTTIDQSELSAQLGLGLHGGNILSRSKSPDQLSATPSPAGSLQDDDMDDFRKSVLVDSPMSLSVSPAILSHLSTMPGSAPMLSSSISPALVRRGGGKPAMVAATAGPGGGKKGKKKKDPNEPQKPVSAYALFFRDTQAAIKGQNPNATFGEVSKIVASMWDSLGEEQKQVYKRKTEAAKKEYLKALSAYRANQLSQPSIEMMDTASSPPPVPEPVNVALLAPARPSRLPQHNPDQNTITNICTSNIILDVPQVTTRSRTGAHKPLTLGPATPTLIPNITTTLTPAITKIIISKQMLQAGAQLHQIPTSMVTVLPGGVRTLLPSAPRQPPPLQQMQHAPPPPRLQQMVHSAAPPPLQAKPRGSAGPGLPVSITATPPPPLQITIVPASLQADASLPIIVTTTATANSICVTNSIVPTSAYSTPTVALQLAKSTDLTASADEDAVTEEFTSGEMEMEFNMSPGATDVASGPLTMCVRAGCTNPAIESTDWDKEYCSNECVATHCRDIFMAWCSIRNHNTMVVK, encoded by the exons ATGGAG TTTCCGGGAGGCAGTGATACTTACCTCACCATCTCTGGGGCAGGtcatccttttctctcctctgag CAGACATTCCATACCCCCAGTCTTGGAGATGAGGTGTTTGAGATTCCTCCCATCTCCCTGGACCAGGACTCGGCCCTCAGTGTGGGGGACGAGGTGTCCCATTTTGGGGAACTATCGGGGGGAGCAGGGGGTCCTTCCGGGGCTGGAAGCCTGGCGAGGAATGCTGTGGTGGGGGGCAATGACCCCTCCTTTGCCTCCACCTATGTGAACCCAAACTCTCAGGGCCTGGAGCACCTGAGTCTTAGGGTGATGAGCCAGCCTGGAGGGGGGGCCCTGCTCAGCTCAACACTGGGGGTG GAACTTGGCCACTCCATTGGCTCCCATTTCAGCAGCTCCTCTCCAATGACCATTGATGTCCCACTTGGTGACATGAATCATGGCCTATTGGGACACAATCAGCTAACCACTATTGACCAATCAGAGTTGAGTGCCCAGCTTGGGCTTGGTCTTCATGGCGGGAACATTCTGTCCCGTTCCAAGTCACCTGACCAGCTGTCTGCCACGCCTTCTCCAGCAGGCTCCCTCCAGGATGATGACATGGATGACTTCAGG AAGAGTGTGCTGGTTGACTCTCCAATGTCCCTGTCGGTCTCCCCTGCAattctctcccacctctccaccATGCCGGGCTCTGCCCCCatgctctcctcctccatctcccctgcATTAGTGAGGCGCGGCGGGGGAAAGCCGGCCATGGTGGCCGCTACGGCAGGGCCtggaggagggaagaagggaaaGAAGAAGAAAGACCCCAACGAGCCCCAGAAACCCGTCTCTGCGTACGCCCTGTTCTTCAGGGACACCCAGGCTGCCATCAAGGGCCAGAACCCCAATGCCACATTTGGAGAGGTGTCCAAGATCGTAGCCTCCATGTGGGACAGCCTTGGGGAAGAGCAGAAACAg GTGTATAAGAGGAAGACGGAAGCAGCGAAAAAGGAGTACTTGAAGGCATTATCAGCTTACAGAGCCAATCAGCTCTCACAG CCCTCCATTGAGATGATGGACACGGCCTCTTCACCACCTCCAGTGCCTGAGCCAGTGAATGTGGCCCTCCTGGCTCCCGCCCGCCCCTCCCGCCTCCCCCAGCACAACCCTGACCAGAATACCATCACCAACATCTGCACCTCCAACATCATTCTGGACGTCCCCCAGGTCACCACACGCTCCCGCACAGGGGCTCACAAGCCCCTCACCCTGGGTCCCGCCACCCCGACCCTGATCCCAAACATCACAACCACCCTGACCCCCGCCATCACCAAGATCATCATCTCCAAACAGATGCTCCAGGCCGGGGCTCAGCTCCACCAGATCCCCACCTCCATGGTGACTGTGCTCCCTGGCGGTGTGCGCACCCTGCTGCCTTCAGCCCCACGCCAGCCCCCACCTCTGCAGCAGATGCAGCATGCCCCTCCTCCCCCGCGGCTCCAGCAGATGGTACACTCCGCAGCCCCGCCTCCCCTCCAGGCCAAGCCCAGAGGAAGTGCTGGACCTGGGCTTCCTGTGTCCATCACCGCGACACCTCCCCCTCCACTACAGATCACGATAGTCCCTGCTTCTTTGCAAGCAGACGCATCCTTGCCCATTATTGTTACGACAACAGCAACCGCCAACTCAATTTGTGTCACCAATTCCATTGTACCTACATCTGCTTACTCCACCCCTACAGTGGCTCTGCAATTGGCAAAATCCACTGACTTGACGGCCAGTGCAGATGAGGATGCGGTTACGGAAGAGTTCACGTCAGGAGAG ATGGAAATGGAGTTCAATATGTCTCCAGGTGCCACTGATGTGGCTTCTGGCCCTCTGACTATGTGTGTGCGCGCAGGATGCACCAATCCTGCAATAGAGAGCACAGACTGGGACAAAGAGTACTGCAGCAATGAATGCGTCGCCACTCACTGCAG GGATATCTTCATGGCCTGGTGCTCGATCAGGAATCACAACACCATGGTTGTCAAGTAA
- the LOC115157312 gene encoding TOX high mobility group box family member 4-A isoform X7, translating into MEFPGGSDTYLTISGAGHPFLSSETFHTPSLGDEVFEIPPISLDQDSALSVGDEVSHFGELSGGAGGPSGAGSLARNAVVGGNDPSFASTYVNPNSQGLEHLSLRVMSQPGGGALLSSTLGVELGHSIGSHFSSSSPMTIDVPLGDMNHGLLGHNQLTTIDQSELSAQLGLGLHGGNILSRSKSPDQLSATPSPAGSLQDDDMDDFRKSVLVDSPMSLSVSPAILSHLSTMPGSAPMLSSSISPALVRRGGGKPAMVAATAGPGGGKKGKKKKDPNEPQKPVSAYALFFRDTQAAIKGQNPNATFGEVSKIVASMWDSLGEEQKQVYKRKTEAAKKEYLKALSAYRANQLSQPSIEMMDTASSPPPVPEPVNVALLAPARPSRLPQHNPDQNTITNICTSNIILDVPQVTTRSRTGAHKPLTLGPATPTLIPNITTTLTPAITKIIISKQMLQAGAQLHQIPTSMVTVLPGGVRTLLPSAPRQPPPLQQMQHAPPPPRLQQMVHSAAPPPLQAKPRGSAGPGLPVSITATPPPPLQITIVPASLQADASLPIIVTTTATANSICVTNSIVPTSAYSTPTVALQLAKSTDLTASADEDAVTEEFTSGEMEMEFNMSPGATDVASGPLTMCVRAGCTNPAIESTDWDKEYCSNECVATHCRDIFMAWCSIRNHNTMVVK; encoded by the exons ATGGAG TTTCCGGGAGGCAGTGATACTTACCTCACCATCTCTGGGGCAGGtcatccttttctctcctctgag ACATTCCATACCCCCAGTCTTGGAGATGAGGTGTTTGAGATTCCTCCCATCTCCCTGGACCAGGACTCGGCCCTCAGTGTGGGGGACGAGGTGTCCCATTTTGGGGAACTATCGGGGGGAGCAGGGGGTCCTTCCGGGGCTGGAAGCCTGGCGAGGAATGCTGTGGTGGGGGGCAATGACCCCTCCTTTGCCTCCACCTATGTGAACCCAAACTCTCAGGGCCTGGAGCACCTGAGTCTTAGGGTGATGAGCCAGCCTGGAGGGGGGGCCCTGCTCAGCTCAACACTGGGGGTG GAACTTGGCCACTCCATTGGCTCCCATTTCAGCAGCTCCTCTCCAATGACCATTGATGTCCCACTTGGTGACATGAATCATGGCCTATTGGGACACAATCAGCTAACCACTATTGACCAATCAGAGTTGAGTGCCCAGCTTGGGCTTGGTCTTCATGGCGGGAACATTCTGTCCCGTTCCAAGTCACCTGACCAGCTGTCTGCCACGCCTTCTCCAGCAGGCTCCCTCCAGGATGATGACATGGATGACTTCAGG AAGAGTGTGCTGGTTGACTCTCCAATGTCCCTGTCGGTCTCCCCTGCAattctctcccacctctccaccATGCCGGGCTCTGCCCCCatgctctcctcctccatctcccctgcATTAGTGAGGCGCGGCGGGGGAAAGCCGGCCATGGTGGCCGCTACGGCAGGGCCtggaggagggaagaagggaaaGAAGAAGAAAGACCCCAACGAGCCCCAGAAACCCGTCTCTGCGTACGCCCTGTTCTTCAGGGACACCCAGGCTGCCATCAAGGGCCAGAACCCCAATGCCACATTTGGAGAGGTGTCCAAGATCGTAGCCTCCATGTGGGACAGCCTTGGGGAAGAGCAGAAACAg GTGTATAAGAGGAAGACGGAAGCAGCGAAAAAGGAGTACTTGAAGGCATTATCAGCTTACAGAGCCAATCAGCTCTCACAG CCCTCCATTGAGATGATGGACACGGCCTCTTCACCACCTCCAGTGCCTGAGCCAGTGAATGTGGCCCTCCTGGCTCCCGCCCGCCCCTCCCGCCTCCCCCAGCACAACCCTGACCAGAATACCATCACCAACATCTGCACCTCCAACATCATTCTGGACGTCCCCCAGGTCACCACACGCTCCCGCACAGGGGCTCACAAGCCCCTCACCCTGGGTCCCGCCACCCCGACCCTGATCCCAAACATCACAACCACCCTGACCCCCGCCATCACCAAGATCATCATCTCCAAACAGATGCTCCAGGCCGGGGCTCAGCTCCACCAGATCCCCACCTCCATGGTGACTGTGCTCCCTGGCGGTGTGCGCACCCTGCTGCCTTCAGCCCCACGCCAGCCCCCACCTCTGCAGCAGATGCAGCATGCCCCTCCTCCCCCGCGGCTCCAGCAGATGGTACACTCCGCAGCCCCGCCTCCCCTCCAGGCCAAGCCCAGAGGAAGTGCTGGACCTGGGCTTCCTGTGTCCATCACCGCGACACCTCCCCCTCCACTACAGATCACGATAGTCCCTGCTTCTTTGCAAGCAGACGCATCCTTGCCCATTATTGTTACGACAACAGCAACCGCCAACTCAATTTGTGTCACCAATTCCATTGTACCTACATCTGCTTACTCCACCCCTACAGTGGCTCTGCAATTGGCAAAATCCACTGACTTGACGGCCAGTGCAGATGAGGATGCGGTTACGGAAGAGTTCACGTCAGGAGAG ATGGAAATGGAGTTCAATATGTCTCCAGGTGCCACTGATGTGGCTTCTGGCCCTCTGACTATGTGTGTGCGCGCAGGATGCACCAATCCTGCAATAGAGAGCACAGACTGGGACAAAGAGTACTGCAGCAATGAATGCGTCGCCACTCACTGCAG GGATATCTTCATGGCCTGGTGCTCGATCAGGAATCACAACACCATGGTTGTCAAGTAA
- the LOC115157312 gene encoding TOX high mobility group box family member 4-A isoform X4, with protein sequence MENADQEFLEAQGYNGYDPVNKFPGGSDTYLTISGAGHPFLSSEQTFHTPSLGDEVFEIPPISLDQDSALSVGDEVSHFGELSGGAGGPSGAGSLARNAVVGGNDPSFASTYVNPNSQGLEHLSLRVMSQPGGGALLSSTLGVELGHSIGSHFSSSSPMTIDVPLGDMNHGLLGHNQLTTIDQSELSAQLGLGLHGGNILSRSKSPDQLSATPSPAGSLQDDDMDDFRKSVLVDSPMSLSVSPAILSHLSTMPGSAPMLSSSISPALVRRGGGKPAMVAATAGPGGGKKGKKKKDPNEPQKPVSAYALFFRDTQAAIKGQNPNATFGEVSKIVASMWDSLGEEQKQVYKRKTEAAKKEYLKALSAYRANQLSQPSIEMMDTASSPPPVPEPVNVALLAPARPSRLPQHNPDQNTITNICTSNIILDVPQVTTRSRTGAHKPLTLGPATPTLIPNITTTLTPAITKIIISKQMLQAGAQLHQIPTSMVTVLPGGVRTLLPSAPRQPPPLQQMQHAPPPPRLQQMVHSAAPPPLQAKPRGSAGPGLPVSITATPPPPLQITIVPASLQADASLPIIVTTTATANSICVTNSIVPTSAYSTPTVALQLAKSTDLTASADEDAVTEEFTSGEMEMEFNMSPGATDVASGPLTMCVRAGCTNPAIESTDWDKEYCSNECVATHCRDIFMAWCSIRNHNTMVVK encoded by the exons ATGGAG AATGCCGACCAGGAGTTCTTGGAAGCACAGGGTTATAATGGATACGACCCAGTTAACAAG TTTCCGGGAGGCAGTGATACTTACCTCACCATCTCTGGGGCAGGtcatccttttctctcctctgag CAGACATTCCATACCCCCAGTCTTGGAGATGAGGTGTTTGAGATTCCTCCCATCTCCCTGGACCAGGACTCGGCCCTCAGTGTGGGGGACGAGGTGTCCCATTTTGGGGAACTATCGGGGGGAGCAGGGGGTCCTTCCGGGGCTGGAAGCCTGGCGAGGAATGCTGTGGTGGGGGGCAATGACCCCTCCTTTGCCTCCACCTATGTGAACCCAAACTCTCAGGGCCTGGAGCACCTGAGTCTTAGGGTGATGAGCCAGCCTGGAGGGGGGGCCCTGCTCAGCTCAACACTGGGGGTG GAACTTGGCCACTCCATTGGCTCCCATTTCAGCAGCTCCTCTCCAATGACCATTGATGTCCCACTTGGTGACATGAATCATGGCCTATTGGGACACAATCAGCTAACCACTATTGACCAATCAGAGTTGAGTGCCCAGCTTGGGCTTGGTCTTCATGGCGGGAACATTCTGTCCCGTTCCAAGTCACCTGACCAGCTGTCTGCCACGCCTTCTCCAGCAGGCTCCCTCCAGGATGATGACATGGATGACTTCAGG AAGAGTGTGCTGGTTGACTCTCCAATGTCCCTGTCGGTCTCCCCTGCAattctctcccacctctccaccATGCCGGGCTCTGCCCCCatgctctcctcctccatctcccctgcATTAGTGAGGCGCGGCGGGGGAAAGCCGGCCATGGTGGCCGCTACGGCAGGGCCtggaggagggaagaagggaaaGAAGAAGAAAGACCCCAACGAGCCCCAGAAACCCGTCTCTGCGTACGCCCTGTTCTTCAGGGACACCCAGGCTGCCATCAAGGGCCAGAACCCCAATGCCACATTTGGAGAGGTGTCCAAGATCGTAGCCTCCATGTGGGACAGCCTTGGGGAAGAGCAGAAACAg GTGTATAAGAGGAAGACGGAAGCAGCGAAAAAGGAGTACTTGAAGGCATTATCAGCTTACAGAGCCAATCAGCTCTCACAG CCCTCCATTGAGATGATGGACACGGCCTCTTCACCACCTCCAGTGCCTGAGCCAGTGAATGTGGCCCTCCTGGCTCCCGCCCGCCCCTCCCGCCTCCCCCAGCACAACCCTGACCAGAATACCATCACCAACATCTGCACCTCCAACATCATTCTGGACGTCCCCCAGGTCACCACACGCTCCCGCACAGGGGCTCACAAGCCCCTCACCCTGGGTCCCGCCACCCCGACCCTGATCCCAAACATCACAACCACCCTGACCCCCGCCATCACCAAGATCATCATCTCCAAACAGATGCTCCAGGCCGGGGCTCAGCTCCACCAGATCCCCACCTCCATGGTGACTGTGCTCCCTGGCGGTGTGCGCACCCTGCTGCCTTCAGCCCCACGCCAGCCCCCACCTCTGCAGCAGATGCAGCATGCCCCTCCTCCCCCGCGGCTCCAGCAGATGGTACACTCCGCAGCCCCGCCTCCCCTCCAGGCCAAGCCCAGAGGAAGTGCTGGACCTGGGCTTCCTGTGTCCATCACCGCGACACCTCCCCCTCCACTACAGATCACGATAGTCCCTGCTTCTTTGCAAGCAGACGCATCCTTGCCCATTATTGTTACGACAACAGCAACCGCCAACTCAATTTGTGTCACCAATTCCATTGTACCTACATCTGCTTACTCCACCCCTACAGTGGCTCTGCAATTGGCAAAATCCACTGACTTGACGGCCAGTGCAGATGAGGATGCGGTTACGGAAGAGTTCACGTCAGGAGAG ATGGAAATGGAGTTCAATATGTCTCCAGGTGCCACTGATGTGGCTTCTGGCCCTCTGACTATGTGTGTGCGCGCAGGATGCACCAATCCTGCAATAGAGAGCACAGACTGGGACAAAGAGTACTGCAGCAATGAATGCGTCGCCACTCACTGCAG GGATATCTTCATGGCCTGGTGCTCGATCAGGAATCACAACACCATGGTTGTCAAGTAA
- the LOC115157312 gene encoding TOX high mobility group box family member 4-A isoform X5 has translation MENADQEFLEAQGYNGYDPVNKFPGGSDTYLTISGAGHPFLSSETFHTPSLGDEVFEIPPISLDQDSALSVGDEVSHFGELSGGAGGPSGAGSLARNAVVGGNDPSFASTYVNPNSQGLEHLSLRVMSQPGGGALLSSTLGVELGHSIGSHFSSSSPMTIDVPLGDMNHGLLGHNQLTTIDQSELSAQLGLGLHGGNILSRSKSPDQLSATPSPAGSLQDDDMDDFRKSVLVDSPMSLSVSPAILSHLSTMPGSAPMLSSSISPALVRRGGGKPAMVAATAGPGGGKKGKKKKDPNEPQKPVSAYALFFRDTQAAIKGQNPNATFGEVSKIVASMWDSLGEEQKQVYKRKTEAAKKEYLKALSAYRANQLSQPSIEMMDTASSPPPVPEPVNVALLAPARPSRLPQHNPDQNTITNICTSNIILDVPQVTTRSRTGAHKPLTLGPATPTLIPNITTTLTPAITKIIISKQMLQAGAQLHQIPTSMVTVLPGGVRTLLPSAPRQPPPLQQMQHAPPPPRLQQMVHSAAPPPLQAKPRGSAGPGLPVSITATPPPPLQITIVPASLQADASLPIIVTTTATANSICVTNSIVPTSAYSTPTVALQLAKSTDLTASADEDAVTEEFTSGEMEMEFNMSPGATDVASGPLTMCVRAGCTNPAIESTDWDKEYCSNECVATHCRDIFMAWCSIRNHNTMVVK, from the exons ATGGAG AATGCCGACCAGGAGTTCTTGGAAGCACAGGGTTATAATGGATACGACCCAGTTAACAAG TTTCCGGGAGGCAGTGATACTTACCTCACCATCTCTGGGGCAGGtcatccttttctctcctctgag ACATTCCATACCCCCAGTCTTGGAGATGAGGTGTTTGAGATTCCTCCCATCTCCCTGGACCAGGACTCGGCCCTCAGTGTGGGGGACGAGGTGTCCCATTTTGGGGAACTATCGGGGGGAGCAGGGGGTCCTTCCGGGGCTGGAAGCCTGGCGAGGAATGCTGTGGTGGGGGGCAATGACCCCTCCTTTGCCTCCACCTATGTGAACCCAAACTCTCAGGGCCTGGAGCACCTGAGTCTTAGGGTGATGAGCCAGCCTGGAGGGGGGGCCCTGCTCAGCTCAACACTGGGGGTG GAACTTGGCCACTCCATTGGCTCCCATTTCAGCAGCTCCTCTCCAATGACCATTGATGTCCCACTTGGTGACATGAATCATGGCCTATTGGGACACAATCAGCTAACCACTATTGACCAATCAGAGTTGAGTGCCCAGCTTGGGCTTGGTCTTCATGGCGGGAACATTCTGTCCCGTTCCAAGTCACCTGACCAGCTGTCTGCCACGCCTTCTCCAGCAGGCTCCCTCCAGGATGATGACATGGATGACTTCAGG AAGAGTGTGCTGGTTGACTCTCCAATGTCCCTGTCGGTCTCCCCTGCAattctctcccacctctccaccATGCCGGGCTCTGCCCCCatgctctcctcctccatctcccctgcATTAGTGAGGCGCGGCGGGGGAAAGCCGGCCATGGTGGCCGCTACGGCAGGGCCtggaggagggaagaagggaaaGAAGAAGAAAGACCCCAACGAGCCCCAGAAACCCGTCTCTGCGTACGCCCTGTTCTTCAGGGACACCCAGGCTGCCATCAAGGGCCAGAACCCCAATGCCACATTTGGAGAGGTGTCCAAGATCGTAGCCTCCATGTGGGACAGCCTTGGGGAAGAGCAGAAACAg GTGTATAAGAGGAAGACGGAAGCAGCGAAAAAGGAGTACTTGAAGGCATTATCAGCTTACAGAGCCAATCAGCTCTCACAG CCCTCCATTGAGATGATGGACACGGCCTCTTCACCACCTCCAGTGCCTGAGCCAGTGAATGTGGCCCTCCTGGCTCCCGCCCGCCCCTCCCGCCTCCCCCAGCACAACCCTGACCAGAATACCATCACCAACATCTGCACCTCCAACATCATTCTGGACGTCCCCCAGGTCACCACACGCTCCCGCACAGGGGCTCACAAGCCCCTCACCCTGGGTCCCGCCACCCCGACCCTGATCCCAAACATCACAACCACCCTGACCCCCGCCATCACCAAGATCATCATCTCCAAACAGATGCTCCAGGCCGGGGCTCAGCTCCACCAGATCCCCACCTCCATGGTGACTGTGCTCCCTGGCGGTGTGCGCACCCTGCTGCCTTCAGCCCCACGCCAGCCCCCACCTCTGCAGCAGATGCAGCATGCCCCTCCTCCCCCGCGGCTCCAGCAGATGGTACACTCCGCAGCCCCGCCTCCCCTCCAGGCCAAGCCCAGAGGAAGTGCTGGACCTGGGCTTCCTGTGTCCATCACCGCGACACCTCCCCCTCCACTACAGATCACGATAGTCCCTGCTTCTTTGCAAGCAGACGCATCCTTGCCCATTATTGTTACGACAACAGCAACCGCCAACTCAATTTGTGTCACCAATTCCATTGTACCTACATCTGCTTACTCCACCCCTACAGTGGCTCTGCAATTGGCAAAATCCACTGACTTGACGGCCAGTGCAGATGAGGATGCGGTTACGGAAGAGTTCACGTCAGGAGAG ATGGAAATGGAGTTCAATATGTCTCCAGGTGCCACTGATGTGGCTTCTGGCCCTCTGACTATGTGTGTGCGCGCAGGATGCACCAATCCTGCAATAGAGAGCACAGACTGGGACAAAGAGTACTGCAGCAATGAATGCGTCGCCACTCACTGCAG GGATATCTTCATGGCCTGGTGCTCGATCAGGAATCACAACACCATGGTTGTCAAGTAA